Part of the Lolium rigidum isolate FL_2022 chromosome 6, APGP_CSIRO_Lrig_0.1, whole genome shotgun sequence genome, AATTCATCTACGGGACACGTCCTATGGGTTCTGTTTGATAGGCACAATTACATACTTGCAGATTTAAATGTTTTACTAGATTATACGAGTTATTAGCTTGATGGCCCCAGTGTTTTGGCAGATTTTTCATGATTAATTTCCGCAATTAATTTATAATGGTCGTTTGCTCATTGGACTGACTGTCAGAGTTATGTGCAACGTGCAGCACAGAACAACTACCAGACAAAGCATCTCGCAAAGATCTTGATCCATTTGGTTTGGTGTTTGCAAGATTGCACATCGGATTCTCCTGTATCTTATGGCTCCTATAGAAAGGCTATCAATGCTGCGTATATATCATCCATATTTCTCAAGTTCATTATTGAAAATGCGAAGGCAGATAACTGGCAAGAGCTATGCCTTGATATCAACAAGAATGAGAAGGGGATGGAAACTTTTCCTTCTGGTAATTGATTATTCAAAATTCCAAATGCATTATTTAGTCGACTCTTCTGATATCTTATGGTTCCCTGTTCCTTCTAGACCAAAGCGTGGAGTATTTTCTGATGAAAGGGGTGCTGAACTACATTGGTAGTGTGGATGTAAGGTATCTTGATGGATGGCTTAATTCTATCTAGTGTTTgcttttcaaaatgtttttttctCATTTGCATCTCACTTTATTGTTATGTTTTATATGAAGTCCGGAGTCATGCTACCTGCATCATGAGCTTCTGAACTTGATGCTAGTTCTCATGTCGACTCAGTTATGTTCTGGACCATCTCCAGAACCGAAGGATGTGCATCCTTTCATTGATGCAGCTATGCACCAGGTAAAAATAGAATCTGCTAATGCATTATGTATGATGGTTTATTTACAGTTACTATTTAGCTTAATTTGGGATGGGTTTCTTTGCCACATCTTTCTTCTGCAGGACAGTTCCATAGTGGCTTTGGTAGTTCAAAAGTTGCTGCTAAATTTCGTAAAGCGGCCACAGATTCCATTAAATGGTTCGCACCCTATTTTCTCTGATGATGGCGGGCCTGGTGTTTTGCAACGAGTTGGCTCAGCAGCTGGTAATGCGGGTTCCTTTTTCTGCATCGAAGTGATTATAGTTTACTGCATTATCATCATGATTTATGTCTTGGAAAATCATGTCATGGCAATGCTTTGAACATATCATCTTATAGAGTTATAGGTACACCTTTTGTTTAGAATGTTTTAACTGTGTTGTGCTTCCCACTATTATTTTACTCAGGAAGTTGTCATATACACTTCAATCATCCTTATATGCCCTACTAATAaaatattttcattattgaaaatcttTGACTTTACTTGTTTATCTGGTTTTGCAGCAAATCTTGTACTACTGCCATATTATACTTTTAACTATCTTGTAAGTGCAAGTGCTGAAGGTGCAACAAGTCAATTGGCAGATAATAGTTTAGTTGTTTTGCTTATTCTGATCCACTACCGAAAGTGCATCTCAACGAATGAGTCCATTCCAACCGACAGTATCTACATGAGTGATTCAAATACCAATGTAAAGGATGCACCAGCTTTTCATGAGAACCCTTATTGCAGGGCGCTAAACAATGCTAACGACATTCAATGTAAGATGCAGCTGACCTACAAAGAAATTGTGGCACTCGTATGCATCGCTAACAGTTACAGAAATGAATTATGCTGCAGTTGATCGTGCTGATGTAGAGGGGAATGCTCAAAATGGACCTATTGTGAGGTTGTCTTTTGCGTCGCTGTTTGATGCTCTTGGCACGTAAGTAATTCGATCTAATTCAGTAGTATGCTCATACTTTTATTTATTATATTCATGCAATTTCACCAAATCTAGTTGTCAGCCTTGGGGAACAGTCTATCAAATAGGGTTGTCAAACCTGGTGAAGTAAAAGTGTTGTTCTTTCTGGAGGCATTCGCTGAAAACAATGagattattttctttttcttcacaAGTGAAAACACATCAATGATTTTGGTTGATTATCAGGTTTGTTGGATAGATACAACACTGCTCTTAGCAATGATTTTAGTCATATGTAGATTATGAATAGCATCGAACATGGCGCTCCAGATGGACTCATGTACTCTATAACAGTTTCAGGGCTTGATGGGTAAAAGTGAGACTGGTGTGGAGTATTTGAAACTAATAGTTTGGTATTATAAATATTTTTGACATCTTCTGTGGGCCCATTATCTAGGACCTATCATTATTTATTCAAGAGTGAGCATCATCATGTATAAGCAGATCTTGGTGTTTGTATTTCATTTGTTTCGGTTATCCATACAGGTGCTTAAAAGATGAGAGCTCAGTTCTTTTGCTCTATTCTTTGGTCCATGGGAACTGCAACTTTCAGGAGTATGTTCTGGTTCGAACAGACTTGGATACTTTGGTATGCTCTTTTTGCAACTATGTTTGTAAGCCTTCTTGTTGGAGCATGCAGGCAAATATTCGGACAGAAtatgctttaaattaataaaacagcTGTGCTGAAAACACTTTCCTTTTTAACGAGACAATGTATTAGCGTTTAACATCTTTTCACCTGTATTCCTCCATGAATTAGCTTATACTGTCTTGGTGAATTTCATACATAAACTAAATCTGCGACTCCATGTCAACATGAAACATCGGAACCTAAATTTCATATCACATAAACATGTAGTAAAACCAAGCAGTGATAGCTAAAGTAATAGCCCAACAGAAACTTGTATGGGGTAGCATAGGCTCTGTTTATATTTACTGGAGAATATCATTTATAGACAGAGTTGTccgcccctccccctcccccctcaCAACCAAAAAGAAGGCAGAATATTGTGAGTTCTCATAATTTGTCTGTTTTGGACAGCTAATGCCTATTTTGGAAATGCTCTACAATGCATCAAGGAAGACTTCCAATCAAATCTATATGTTGTTGATAATTCTCCTGATACTCAGTCAAGATTCAACCTTCAATGCTTGTGTGCACAAATTGGTAAGAAAACAAACTAACCTTTACTTTATTTGAATGGTTTGCTGACGATTTAGTGTACGACTTTAGGTTGTTCCTACCGTTCCTTGGTACCAGGAGCGCCTCATGCATCAAACATCTCTGGGATCTTTGATGGTTGTAATACTAATTCGAACCATCAAGTATAACCTCTCCAAACTGCGAGTACGTACCTGAGTCTTTTGTTCTCCAAACGCATGTCAAATACTCGCCCTATGTTATCTACCATACTTCATTAGAAGTTTCCTTTTCCGTTACTGTTTATCCATTCTTACAGTTTACTACACACTAGCtaaaatctactccctccgttttaaaATAAGTGTCACACATTCGTCTAGATTCATGtgtctagacatgttttagtgtgtacatacaaatctagataaatctgagacacttattttagaacggagggagtactttggtTCATAACTGTCTAATGACAAGCTTATTTGTACTTGCAGGATGTGTACCTTCACACAAACTGTCTCGCAATTCTAGCAAACATGGGCCCTCATGTCCATAGACTGAGCGCATATGCATCTCAAAGGCTGGTTAGCCTCTTCGACATGCTTTCTCGCAAGTATGATATCTCAATCTCTCTATTTGGTTTTCACTTTTTGCACCTAAAGTTAACTTGTCCTTTTGCTTGTATGTATCATCTACCAGGTATGCCAAATTAGCTGAGTTAAAGAATGACAAGGCTCTGAAAGTTATATCTGATCAAATGGAAACAGACCTCATCTCAGATGATATGGTACTCTACAGTTATCTTGCATCGTAATAGCACCATTGTTTATGTTTTCCTTTATATAATTGCAAACAGTGGTTTATTTTTGCAGTCAACAGAGCTTCACATATACACTGACTTCTTAAGAATTGTTCTGGAAatcatcaatgcaatccttacatATGCATTGCCCAGAAATCCTGAGGTATGTTTGTTACCGATGCAGTTTACCTGATAGGCAGAACTAAACTGCTTCTAACATGTTCATCAACAGGTTGTGTATGCCATATTGCACCGCCAAGAGGTTTTTGAGCCCTTCAAGAACCATCCTCGTTTCAATGAATTGCTTGAGAATATTTACACGGTATGTCTTACCGTACAGTACCTCATAATCTTCTGTTCTCCAGGTGACCATATTCCATCTTGAATTTGTCTGTCAGGTGTTGGATTTCTTCAACAGTCGAATGGACATGCAACAGTTAGATGGAGAATGGTCTGTAGACAAGGTTCTTGAGCTCATTAACAAACATTGTCGTTCATGGCGTGGAGAAGGAATGAAGGTGAGAACATATTGTGACCTCGTTGTCTTCTGGTATTCAGTCATTCAGTGGCATAACAATACATGATTACACGTTCTCCAGATGTTTACGCAGTTACGATTTACATATGAGCAAGAAAGTCACCCCGAGGAATTCTTCATTCCATATGCTTGGCGGCTTATCCTATCACGAGGGTAAATATTTCCTGTTTGTGTATGCTAATTCTCACATATGTTGCTTATTATCAATATGCAAGTGATGTTGATAAAGATgccatagaaatgacttggaactgTTATTTTGGGTTATGGTACAAGCTTGTCATAAGCTTTCATATTTCTATTCCCATGCAATTGCCTAGTCAATCCCTATTTGAATGTTGGCTTTGTCAGGATTGTGGGACGAGGCTGGCATATCAACTAGAAATGACGATGGAATTTTTTCCATTTCATGCCAACTAGACATTTTACAATACCACGTGGCAGGCCTATCAGAAAAATATAACGTCGACTTTTTATATAATAACTTGCTATATGTTCCTGTCATTTCACTGATATTTCCTCAATTCTTTCCTGCATTTAACAGATTCTCTTTCAATCCTGGTGCCATCAATCTGTTCCCGGTGGAGATTCATGTTGATGTAAGttgctctattttttttttgagaaaacacaTTAACACAAAGATTTAGGTGATTCTTTTCATTGAAAAGAAGTTTTTGGTTACAACTATTTTGTTTGAAGATCAATCAGGTTTTATGCTTGGGCTCTTAGAGCATCACAAATGAGTAAATATTATTTCCTTTGTTCCAAAATATTACACGTTTTGGTAGGTAAAACAGCCTACCAAAATGTCttacattttggaacggaggtagtagataTTAGATATGCCCTGTTATGTTATATTTGTTGCTTTTGTAATAATGATGTTTCGGTTTTGTCAAAATGGACCACTCCCAGGATACACCATCAAGCGTACAAAAGGTTTAGAGATGATGTGGAACCTTTGAGCTTCTGACAACAACACAGAGAAACGTTTGACCTGTTTTCGCCCCTTGTGGCGAAGAGCTCTTTGTATATAGGCGGCATATACGAGATATATTCGGAGGTGTATTCTCATTCTTTTTCGTGTTAATATTTCCATCTCCCATAATGTAATACCAGATAGAATGGTAGGAGGAACTGTATCTGGTTGAAAATAGGCAGTGTGTAGGTTCAATACAGTTCTTTCATAAGTTATTGTCTGTATATTTACCTCCAAACTGAAAGGCCTGAGGTGTTCAATACAGTTCTTTCAT contains:
- the LOC124660938 gene encoding dymeclin; this encodes MGAAPSTPRLGEPAAAAAAPGAAERMFAALVGAEAYPASSEFWTQLLDLPLTLHWPRGRVLQACHAFAQNNYQTKHLAKILIHLVWCLQDCTSDSPVSYGSYRKAINAAYISSIFLKFIIENAKADNWQELCLDINKNEKGMETFPSDQSVEYFLMKGVLNYIGSVDVSPESCYLHHELLNLMLVLMSTQLCSGPSPEPKDVHPFIDAAMHQDSSIVALVVQKLLLNFVKRPQIPLNGSHPIFSDDGGPGVLQRVGSAAANLVLLPYYTFNYLVSASAEGATSQLADNSLVVLLILIHYRKCISTNESIPTDSIYMSDSNTNVKDAPAFHENPYCRALNNANDIQFDRADVEGNAQNGPIVRLSFASLFDALGTCLKDESSVLLLYSLVHGNCNFQEYVLVRTDLDTLLMPILEMLYNASRKTSNQIYMLLIILLILSQDSTFNACVHKLVVPTVPWYQERLMHQTSLGSLMVVILIRTIKYNLSKLRDVYLHTNCLAILANMGPHVHRLSAYASQRLVSLFDMLSRKYAKLAELKNDKALKVISDQMETDLISDDMSTELHIYTDFLRIVLEIINAILTYALPRNPEVVYAILHRQEVFEPFKNHPRFNELLENIYTVLDFFNSRMDMQQLDGEWSVDKVLELINKHCRSWRGEGMKMFTQLRFTYEQESHPEEFFIPYAWRLILSRGFSFNPGAINLFPVEIHVDDTPSSVQKV